A stretch of Coregonus clupeaformis isolate EN_2021a chromosome 37, ASM2061545v1, whole genome shotgun sequence DNA encodes these proteins:
- the LOC123482757 gene encoding interferon-induced protein with tetratricopeptide repeats 1-like has translation MIDISNSEGVQCSWEGYLYNFLAYLHHALGSSEDALQCLKKAEEAIRQSSPDDVELSLVVHYGNLAWVHYHQGELTESQTYVEKVGKLLRDKPLLCPGVVWGERAWTLNKFDVSKRKAAVYCFQMALKGDPENKVLRCGYAMAFNKSVDRKDITPKMRSEMLKQLRIAKELDPEDLYITAMYLQRLAENGQVEEARKLAKKVTEKPLENFGGYRMLLDFFRDYISHDSSIDLARRTLERHPDSRQLKRHLGKCYKWKIFSPEEKINPMRHILIENAVNLYEEVVTLYPKSLAVKLELSAMYKESGRVDRADKIFEDLLLDREGMEPQDLQKIYYWYAKHLFYEKKDASRSIDFHKKAAEIMLPTDQRESSIRVLLSIVHNGGDRAKEIVDFLDGLDGEGAVGHF, from the coding sequence ATGATAGATATCAGCAACAGCGAGGGGGTTCAATGTTCCTGGGAGGGTTATCTGTACAACTTCCTGGCTTACCTACACCATGCTCTGGGCTCCTCAGAGGACGCTCTTCAATGCCTGAAGAAGGCTGAAGAGGCCATTCGCCAAAGCAGTCCAGACGACGTGGAGCTAAGTCTTGTGGTCCACTATGGGAACCTGGCCTGGGTGCACTATCACCAAGGGGAGCTGACAGAGAGCCAGACCTATGTGGAGAAGGTGGGGAAACTACTGCGGGACAAACCTTTGCTCTGCCCAGGTGTAGTGTGGGGTGAAAGGGCCTGGACTTTGAATAAGTTTGATGTAAGCAAGAGGAAGGCAGCAGTATATTGCTTCCAGATGGCCTTAAAAGGGGACCCTGAGAACAAGGTGTTGCGCTGCGGCTATGCCATGGCATTTAATAAATCAGTTGATAGGAAAGACATTACCCCAAAGATGCGATCTGAGATGTTGAAGCAGCTACGGATTGCTAAAGAATTGGATCCAGAAGATTTGTACATCACAGCGATGTACCTGCAGAGGCTTGCAGAGAATGGCCAGGTTGAGGAAGCACGTAAACTCGCAAAGAAAGTGACAGAGAAGCCTTTGGAGAACTTTGGTGGATATCGAATGTTGCTGGATTTTTTCAGAGATTACATCTCTCATGATTCAAGCATTGACCTGGCAAGACGGACCCTGGAGAGACACCCTGATTCACGCCAGCTGAAGAGGCATCTTGGGAAGTGTTACAAATGGAAGATTTTCTCTCCGGAAGAGAAAATCAACCCAATGAGGCATATTCTGATTGAAAATGCAGTCAACCTGTATGAAGAGGTGGTCACACTCTACCCAAAATCCCTTGCAGTAAAACTGGAACTGTCTGCCATGTACAAAGAATCTGGCAGAGTTGATAGAGCAGATAAGATATTTGAGGACCTACTTCTTGATAGAGAAGGAATGGAACCACAGGATTTACAAAAAATCTACTACTGGTATGCCAAACATCTGTTTTATGAAAAGAAAGATGCTTCCAGGTCAATTGATTTCCACAAGAAGGCAGCAGAAATTATGCTACCCACTGACCAACGTGAAAGCAGTATTCGTGTTCTGTTGTCCATTGTCCATAATGGAGGAGACAGAGCTAAGGAAATTGTGGACTTTCTGGATGGCCTTGATGGAGAAGGTGCTGTCGGCCATTTCTAA